Proteins co-encoded in one Salvia splendens isolate huo1 chromosome 4, SspV2, whole genome shotgun sequence genomic window:
- the LOC121798998 gene encoding dystrophia myotonica WD repeat-containing protein-like isoform X2, with protein sequence MMNSGTSNNMVSSSGSNAPGPALKTYFKTPEGKYNKLHYEKTHPAALLHYAHGKTVTQVTLAHLKEKPMPALSQSSSALGVSSGVRSAAARLLGGGNGGRTLSFVGGNGGSKPVGSSSTRIGSLGASSSSNVVGNPNFDGKGTYLVFNVGDAIFVSDLNSQDKDPLKSIHFSNSNPVCHAYDPDAKDGHDLLIGLNSGDVYSVSLRQQLQDVGKKLVGAQHYNKDGSVNNSRCTCIAWIPNGDGSFVVSHADGNMYVYEKNPVARWHICQGPLNDIAFSADGTYIATIGRDGYLRVFDYKTEQLICGGKSYYGALLCCAWSMDGKYILTGGEDDLVQVWSMEDRKIVAWGEGHNSWVSGVAFDSHWLAPNSDGVGENIVYRFGSVGQDTQLLLWDLEMDELVVPVRRPPGGSPTFNNGSQSSHWDSACPVGTLQSSPSMRDVPKLSPLVAHRVHTEPLSGLLFTQESVLTVCREGHIKVWMRPGFADTQSANSDSFMSTGLKEKPAIAGKGGKQ encoded by the exons ATGATGAACAGCGGGACCAGTAACAATATGGTGTCGTCGTCTGGGAGCAACGCGCCGGGCCCTGCTTTGAAGACCTATTTCAAGACGCCTGAAGGTAAATATAATAAGCTCCACTACGAGAAGACTCATCCCGCCGCTCTACTTCACTATGCCCATGGCAAAACAGTCACTCAG GTAACTCTAGCTCATCTCAAGGAGAAGCCAATGCCGGCACTGTCACAATCGTCATCTGCTTTAGGTGTGAGCAGTGGTGTGAGGTCTGCCGCAGCTAGGCTCTTAGGTGGTGGTAATGGGGGCCGGACGCTTAGTTTTGTTGGAGGAAATGGTGGAAGCAAGCCTGTGGGTAGCAGCAGTACCAGAATCGGATCATTAGGGGCCTCAAGCTCTAGTAACGTGGTCGGTAATCCCAACTTTGATGGGAAAGGGACTTACTTGGTGTTCAATGTTGGAGATGCAATTTTTGTGAGCGACTTAAATTCTCAAGATAAG GACCCCCTAAAGTCTATACATTTTAGTAATTCAAATCCTGTTTGCCACGCATATGATCCTGATGCTAAAGATGGCCATGATTTGCTTATTGGTTTAAACTCGGGAGATG TTTATTCTGTATCTCTTAGACAACAATTACAAGACGTTGGGAAGAAGCTTGTGGGGGCTCAGCACTATAATAAAGATGGTTCTGTTAATAATAG TCGCTGCACTTGTATTGCGTGGATCCCCAATGGTGATGGCTCATTTGTGGTATCTCATGCAGATGGaaatatgtatgtatatgaAAAG AATCCAGTTGCTAGGTGGCATATATGTCAAGGTCCATTAAATGACATTGCCTTCTCAGCTGATGGTACTTATATAGCAACCATAGGGAGGGATG GTTACTTGCGAGTCTTTGACTATAAAACCGAACAGCTTATATGTGGTGGAAAAAGCTATTATGGCGCTCTTTTATGTTGTGCTTGGAG CATggatggaaaatatattttgacTGGAGGCGAGGATGACCTCGTGCAAGTTTGGAGTATGGAGGATCGAAAGATTGTAGCATGGGGAGAAGGACACAACTCATGG GTTAGTGGAGTGGCATTTGATTCACATTGGCTTGCTCCAAATTCAGATGGTGTTGGGGAAAACATAGTCTATCGATTTGGTTCTGTTGGTCAG GATACACAATTGCTCTTATGGGATCTAGAAATGGACGAGCTCGTAGTGCCAGTTCGCCGTCCCCCAGGTGGATCTCCGACTTTCAATAACGGAAGCCAGTCATCCCACTGGGACAGCGCCTGCCCTGTGGGAACCTTGCAGTCATCTCCAAGTATGCGAGACGTTCCAAAGCTCTCCCCACTGGTAGCTCATCGTGTCCACACAGAGCCTCTCTCCGGTCTGCTCTTCACACAGGAATCTGTCCTAACAGTTTGCCGGGAGGGCCACATAAAAGTCTGGATGAGGCCAGGCTTTGCCGACACCCAATCAGCCAATTCGGACTCTTTCATGAGCACGGGCCTGAAAGAAAAACCAGCAATAGCTGGGAAGGGAGGCAAACAATGA
- the LOC121800545 gene encoding uncharacterized protein LOC121800545, giving the protein MAEMRREIEERRREAPVRDAFGNVNIPISPYDTRVNANNFELKTTLIQFVEQRVFSGRPMEDPNRHLAKFLEIANTTKLNGVPDDTIKLRLFSFSLSRYARDWFDNLEPSSVTSWDDLAQKFLDRFFPLSSTLNLQEGISHFKMKVQESMFEAWKRFNILLKKCPNHGLSPGHQVSLFYNGCSEFTKSQLDFGSGGSFLDKGVDEYKKMLQRFAYTSKGWSSGLVGSMPVASVVDSDAFNLLNQQMMLLNQKVDGLSLGVALMGEPQPNIEDVNYIHQGGNQRNFIALTMGVVIIKAAVHPSTRIQTFHMGI; this is encoded by the coding sequence ATGGCGGAGATGAGAAGGGAAATAGAGGAAAGGAGGCGAGAGGCACCGGTTAGGGATGCATTTGGGAACGTCAATATCCCAATTTCACCCTATGATACAAGAGTGAATGCCAACAATTTTGAGTTGAAGACGACATTGATTCAATTTGTGGAGCAACGTGTTTTCTCGGGAAGGCCCATGGAGGATCCTAATAGGCACTTAGCTAAATTCTTAGAGATTGCCAATACAACTAAGCTTAATGGGGTTCCCGACGATACAATCAAGCTTAGACTATTCTCATTCTCATTGTCGAGATATGCTAGAGATTGGTTTGATAATCTTGAGCCGAGCTCGGTTACAAGTTGGGACGACTTAGCCCAAAAGTTTTTGGATCGATTCTTCCCTCTAAGCTCCACTCTCAACCTTCAAGAGGGGATCTCCCACTTTAAAATGAAGGTCCAAGAGTCTATGTTCGAGGCTTGGAAGAGATTCAACATCTTGTTAAAGAAATGTCCCAACCATGGGCTATCTCCGGGCCATCAAGTGAGCCTCTTCTACAATGGATGCTCGGAGTTTACCAAGAGTCAATTAGACTTTGGCTCGGGGGGATCattcttggacaagggggtcgaTGAGTACAAGAAGATGCTTCAAAGGTTTGCCTATACTAGCAAGGGTTGGAGCTCGGGCCTAGTTGGTTCAATGCCGGTAGCTTCGGTCGTGGATTCAGATGCATTCAATCTTCTCAACCAACAAATGATGTTGTTGAATCAAAAGGTGGATGGCCTTAGTTTGGGGGTGGCACTCATGGGAGAACCTCAACCGAACATTGAAGATGTCAATTACATACATCAAGGGGGAAATCAAAGGAATTTTATCGCCCTAACAATGGGGGTGGTAATTATCAAGGCTGCCGTCCACCCTTCAACGCGTATCCAAACATTTCATATGGGAATCTGA
- the LOC121798998 gene encoding dystrophia myotonica WD repeat-containing protein-like isoform X1, translating to MMNSGTSNNMVSSSGSNAPGPALKTYFKTPEGKYNKLHYEKTHPAALLHYAHGKTVTQVTLAHLKEKPMPALSQSSSALGVSSGVRSAAARLLGGGNGGRTLSFVGGNGGSKPVGSSSTRIGSLGASSSSNVVGNPNFDGKGTYLVFNVGDAIFVSDLNSQDKDPLKSIHFSNSNPVCHAYDPDAKDGHDLLIGLNSGDVYSVSLRQQLQDVGKKLVGAQHYNKDGSVNNSRCTCIAWIPNGDGSFVVSHADGNMYVYEKNKDSSGDPSFPIIKDQTQFSVSHARYSKNPVARWHICQGPLNDIAFSADGTYIATIGRDGYLRVFDYKTEQLICGGKSYYGALLCCAWSMDGKYILTGGEDDLVQVWSMEDRKIVAWGEGHNSWVSGVAFDSHWLAPNSDGVGENIVYRFGSVGQDTQLLLWDLEMDELVVPVRRPPGGSPTFNNGSQSSHWDSACPVGTLQSSPSMRDVPKLSPLVAHRVHTEPLSGLLFTQESVLTVCREGHIKVWMRPGFADTQSANSDSFMSTGLKEKPAIAGKGGKQ from the exons ATGATGAACAGCGGGACCAGTAACAATATGGTGTCGTCGTCTGGGAGCAACGCGCCGGGCCCTGCTTTGAAGACCTATTTCAAGACGCCTGAAGGTAAATATAATAAGCTCCACTACGAGAAGACTCATCCCGCCGCTCTACTTCACTATGCCCATGGCAAAACAGTCACTCAG GTAACTCTAGCTCATCTCAAGGAGAAGCCAATGCCGGCACTGTCACAATCGTCATCTGCTTTAGGTGTGAGCAGTGGTGTGAGGTCTGCCGCAGCTAGGCTCTTAGGTGGTGGTAATGGGGGCCGGACGCTTAGTTTTGTTGGAGGAAATGGTGGAAGCAAGCCTGTGGGTAGCAGCAGTACCAGAATCGGATCATTAGGGGCCTCAAGCTCTAGTAACGTGGTCGGTAATCCCAACTTTGATGGGAAAGGGACTTACTTGGTGTTCAATGTTGGAGATGCAATTTTTGTGAGCGACTTAAATTCTCAAGATAAG GACCCCCTAAAGTCTATACATTTTAGTAATTCAAATCCTGTTTGCCACGCATATGATCCTGATGCTAAAGATGGCCATGATTTGCTTATTGGTTTAAACTCGGGAGATG TTTATTCTGTATCTCTTAGACAACAATTACAAGACGTTGGGAAGAAGCTTGTGGGGGCTCAGCACTATAATAAAGATGGTTCTGTTAATAATAG TCGCTGCACTTGTATTGCGTGGATCCCCAATGGTGATGGCTCATTTGTGGTATCTCATGCAGATGGaaatatgtatgtatatgaAAAG AACAAAGATAGCTCTGGTGATCCTTCGTTTCCTATAATCAAGGATCAGACTCAATTTTCTGTATCACATGCACGTTATAGTAAG AATCCAGTTGCTAGGTGGCATATATGTCAAGGTCCATTAAATGACATTGCCTTCTCAGCTGATGGTACTTATATAGCAACCATAGGGAGGGATG GTTACTTGCGAGTCTTTGACTATAAAACCGAACAGCTTATATGTGGTGGAAAAAGCTATTATGGCGCTCTTTTATGTTGTGCTTGGAG CATggatggaaaatatattttgacTGGAGGCGAGGATGACCTCGTGCAAGTTTGGAGTATGGAGGATCGAAAGATTGTAGCATGGGGAGAAGGACACAACTCATGG GTTAGTGGAGTGGCATTTGATTCACATTGGCTTGCTCCAAATTCAGATGGTGTTGGGGAAAACATAGTCTATCGATTTGGTTCTGTTGGTCAG GATACACAATTGCTCTTATGGGATCTAGAAATGGACGAGCTCGTAGTGCCAGTTCGCCGTCCCCCAGGTGGATCTCCGACTTTCAATAACGGAAGCCAGTCATCCCACTGGGACAGCGCCTGCCCTGTGGGAACCTTGCAGTCATCTCCAAGTATGCGAGACGTTCCAAAGCTCTCCCCACTGGTAGCTCATCGTGTCCACACAGAGCCTCTCTCCGGTCTGCTCTTCACACAGGAATCTGTCCTAACAGTTTGCCGGGAGGGCCACATAAAAGTCTGGATGAGGCCAGGCTTTGCCGACACCCAATCAGCCAATTCGGACTCTTTCATGAGCACGGGCCTGAAAGAAAAACCAGCAATAGCTGGGAAGGGAGGCAAACAATGA
- the LOC121798999 gene encoding uncharacterized protein LOC121798999: MDSAEEKPLHKQSEGGCFTNEKSASISPTLISMVGKSSEIVVEEPVCSQPHQGHDLIMHIPANATAEGYVEDSESVAINMPPSPVPTPKRVNFSPLPSPSRVKLNGSPGPSTKGKSSMKNLLPRLSFKFRNTNSEIEKAAMFALGVSPELRGKASIPRTFSLTKIFIPKMKRTSSLPTSPILHSNPESAHGGFTSVAADLSKGGCQLPMHRSLSVPVLYKEGSVKQMDNLGSVYRVVPATPSVTEQSAAASVPVGTICGADEKNDQAEDIPLEEAVCRICFVELGEGSDTLKMECSCKGELALAHQECAIKWFSIKGNKTCDICKQEVKNLSVTLLRIQTNQTRGHGPLPPEITQYRVWQDVPVLVIVSMLAYFCFLEQLLVNKMGSSAIAISLPFSCILGLLASMTSTTMVRRRYAWIYATIQFTMVVLFAHIFYSLLHVQAVLSVLLATFVGFGGAMCGTSILIEILKWRRTRRN, translated from the exons ATGGATTCTGCCGAAGAAAAACCTTTACACAAACAAAGTGAAGGGGGCTGCTTTACAAACGAAAAGAGTGCCAGTATATCACCTACTCTAATTTCAATG GTTGGGAAATCGAGTGAAATAGTAGTTGAGGAGCCGGTGTGTAGTCAGCCGCATCAAGGGCATGACTTGATTATGCATATACCAGCTAATGCAACAGCTGAGGGATATGTGGAGGACTCTGAGTCTGTGGCAATAAACATGCCTCCTTCGCCGGTTCCGACTCCCAAAAGAGTAAACTTTTCGCCATTACCTAGTCCTAGTAGAGTAAAGCTAAATGGTTCTCCAGGTCCTTCAACCAAAGGaaaatcatccatgaaaaattTGCTTCCTAGACTAAGCTTCAAATTTCGGAATACAAACTCGGAGATTGAAAAGGCTGCCATGTTTGCACTTGGAGTTTCCCCTGAGTTGCGGGGAAAGGCATCAATTCCTAGGACTTTCTCTCTCACCAAGATTTTTATACCCAAGATGAAGAGGACATCATCTCTACCAACCTCTCCAATTTTGCACTCAAATCCGGAGTCTGCTCATGGAGGATTTACCAGTGTTGCAGCTGACTTATCG AAAGGTGGGTGCCAGCTACCAATGCATCGGTCACTATCTGTACCCGTTCTATATAAAGAGGGAAGTGTAAAACAGATGGACAACTTAGGAAGTGTATATCGCGTGGTGCCTGCTACTCCGAGTGTTACTGAACAGAGTGCTGCAGCATCTGTGCCTGTTGGAACAATTTGTGGTGCAG ATGAGAAGAATGATCAAGCTGAGGACATCCCTCTAGAAGAAGCTGTTTGTAGGATCTGCTTTGTTGAGCTCGGTGAGGGCTCAGACACACTGAAGATGGAATGCAGCTGCAAAGGTGAACTTGCTCTGGCCCACCAAGAATGTGCGATTAAATGGTTTAGCATAAAAGGCAACAAGACTTGTGATATCTGCAAGCAGGAGGTCAAAAACTTATCTGTCACACTTTTACGCATCCAAACCAATCAGACTCGAGGGCATGGACCTCTTCCACCTGAAATAACTCAATACAG GGTGTGGCAGGATGTTCCGGTTCTTGTGATAGTCAGCATGCTTGCATATTTTTGTTTCCTGGAGCAACTTTTG GTTAACAAAATGGGATCAAGTGCAATTGCTATATCTTTGCCCTTTTCTTGTATATTAGGTCTTCTCGCATCAATGACCTCGACTACCATGG TGAGGAGGAGATATGCTTGGATATATGCTACTATTCAGTTTACAATGGTGGTTCTTTTCGCGCATATCTTTTACTCATTG CTTCATGTGCAAGCGGTTCTATCTGTTCTGCTTGCGACATTTGTTGGTTTTGGAGGTGCTATGTGTGGCACTTCCATCCTTATCGAGATACTCAAATGGAGAAGAACGCGGAGAAATTGA